From the Campylobacter concisus genome, the window GAGTAGAAATTTTCACTTCCAAATGGCTTTGCATTTAGCTCTTTGTTTATAAATTTACGATTTTCATAATATCCTGTGCCAACTGAGCTGATTATTCCAAGGCCGCCTTCTAAGCTGACATTGCCAGCTAGTTTGTCCCAGCTGATACCAAGCCCCATACCGCCTTGAAATATCGGATACTTTATCTCATATTTTCCTATTTTTAATGGCTTTAACTCCATCTATTCAACCTTTACTTTTGCAAATTTACGCTTACCAACTTGCAAGATATATTCACCTGCTCCTAATTTTAACTGCTCATCACTGATCTTTTCTTGATTAATGCTAACCGCATTTGCCTTTATGTCGCGTCTTGCTTGAGAATTTGACTCACTTAGCTCACACTGTGATAAAGCTTCCACGATCCAAACTGGTGCTTTTAGAGTAAATTCTTTTATATCAGTTGGGAGCTGATTTTGAGAGTGCACGCTGTTAAACTCAGCCATCGCATCCTTTGCAGCCTCCTCGCCGTGATACCTTGCTGTTATCTCGTAAGCAAGGTCCTCTTTTGCTTTTTTTGGATGATATTTGCCGTTTTGAACATCACTCATCAAATTTTCTATCTCGCCAAGGCTTTTTGTGCTTAAAAGCTCGTACCAGCGCCACATTAGCTCGTCACTTATGCTAAGCGTTTTTGCAAACATATCATTTGCATTTTCAGTTACACCGATATAGTTTCCAAGACTTTTGCTCATCTTATTTACACCATCAAGCCCTTCAAGAAGAGGCATCATGATTACAGCTTGCTCTTTGCCAACATTATATGTTCGCTGTAAGGTTCTACCCATTAGAAGGTTAAATTTCTGATCCGTACCGCCCATTTCGATGTCGCACTTCATCGCCACGCTGTCATAGCCTTGAAGAAGCGGATACATAAATTCACAAATTGAAATTGGACTGCCAGCTTTTATCCTTTTTTCAAAATCATCGCGCTCTAGCATTCTAGCGACTGAAAATGTGCTAGTTAGCTCTATCATTCCAGCAGCTCCAAGTTCATTTGACCATTTTGAGTTAAACATTATCACGGTCTTTTTTGGATCTAAAATTTTAAAAACTTGCTCTTCGTAGGTTTTAGCGTTTTTTAAAACAGTCTCTTGATCTAGCTTTTTTCTAGTGGCTGATTTGCCAGTTGGATCGCCTATTTGAGCGGTGAAGTCACCTATTAAAAACTGCACGATCGCGCCATGTTTTTGAAGCAAAGCCATTTTGCTTAAAACGACTGTGTGTCCTAAGTGAAGGTCTGGAGCAGTTGGATCAAAGCCAGCCTTTACATAGAAATTTTCACCTTTTTCATAATAGTTTTTTATTAAATTCTCAACTCTTTCAAAGTCAATAATCTCGGCAACACCGCGTTTTATCTCTTGTAAAATTTCAGCTATATCTTGCATTATCTTTCTCCTAGTTATGGTATGGATCGCTTTGCGAAACGAAATCTATAATCTTATATCTATCTTTGATCTTCTCTCTTAGCTCGTTTGCATCGATATTTTCGGCTATCTCAACACTTATTTCAAATGTATCACCGCTAAGGTCATTTGCTTCGTTTAGCGAGATTGTAGCCAAATTTACATCCAGTCTAGCAAGATATGTTAAAAATTCAGCCAACGCACCTTTTCGGTTCTCTAGATTTAATAAAATTTTATATCTATGTGGGGCATTTCTAGTCCATTTGACAAAGATGATCTCATTGCCCTTATCCATAAGTTTCCCGGCACGCTCACAAAGTTTGTGATGCACTGTCACATTGTGTCCATTTTTAAAGCCAACTATGCTATCGCCTCTTTTTGGGTTACAGCAATAGTCGAACTCGACATTTGAAATTTTATGATTTGAGTAGATTACGATATTTTCAAATTTTTGCTTTTTGATCTGATATTTGTCGCCCAAAGAGATCATAAAAGGACGCTCTTTTTTTATATACTTTTTAAGCATATTTACGACCTCTTGCAAAAAATCACTTTCAGTTGCAGCACGAAAAACTTTTTTGCCTAAATTTTCATGCTCTATCCAGTCTAAAATTCTATCTTTTGAAACGCCAAAAACCGACTTTAAAATATCAACTGCAATTTTATAATTTATATCTTTTATCTTTTGCTTGCAGTATGTTCTTATCGTAGCTCTTGCTTTACCAGTTCGAACGCTATTTATCCATGAACAGCGAAATTTTGCCTCTTCGCCAGTTACAATCCTTACAATATCGCCGTTTTTTAGCTCCGTTAAAAGCGGCATTCTGACGCGATTTATATAAGCTTCTTTTGCATAAAGCCCGATCTCTGTGTGAATCTCATAAGCATAATCAAGTGCAGTAGCCCCGCGTGGGAGCGTAAAAACCTCGCCTTTTGGCGAATAGACTGCAATATCTTCTATATAAAGACTATCTTTTGCATATTCATAAAGCTCTTCGACGTTACTTTCAGCTTCATTATTTTGCATACCAATGTCGTTTAGCCAGTCAAGTTTTGGATTTAGTAAACTACCCTCGCCGTTTTTATATTTCCAGTGAGCTGCGACACCGTATTCAGCTGTTTTGTGCATATCGTAAGTACGAACTTGTGCCTCAAAAATACTCTTATTGTCAAAAATAGTTGTATGTATCGTTTGATAACCATTTTGCTTTGGAAGTGCAATATAATCCTTAAATCTTGAAATAAGAGGATTAAAATTTATATGCAAATTCCCAAGCGCAAGGTAGCAATCAAGCGGTTTTTGCACAAGAATTCTAATAGCTAGTAAATCAAGCACCTCTTCAATCGAAATACCTTTTCTTTGCATTTTTAAATAAATCGAATAGTAATGCTTTATGCGTTTTTGTATCTCAAAAGTACCCTCAATAAAGCCATTTTCAAGCAAAATTTGATTTACTTTCTCGTAAAAAGCATTTAGTTTAAGGCTAAGCTGCTGCTTATTTTTATTTAAAAAGCTATCGATCTTGGCGTATTCTTCTGGCATCGCATATTTAAAACTTAGATCTTCAAGTATGTTTTTAATAGATGAAATTCCAAGCCTATGAGCGATCGGAGCATAGACCATAAGCGTCTCTTCAGCAATTCGTTTTTGTTTTTCTACTTTTAATGCATCAAGGGTTAGCATATTATGAAGCCTGTCACAAAGCTTAACCACAAGAACTCTAACATCTTCTATGGAGATTAAAAGCATTTTTCTAAAGGTTAGTGCCGAGCTTGCTAGTTTTTCGTTACTACTTGAGCTCGCAAGCTTGTTTTCTCTTATAGCAACTATCTTTGTAAGTCCTTCAACCAGCTTTGCCACTTCATCGCCAAATTCAGCCTGGACTTCGCTAAGTGTAACTTCAGTATCTTCAACTACATCGTGAAGTAGTGCAGCTATGACCATACTCTCATCTCCACCCATATTTGCTACTATTGATGCTACTAAGATAGGATGGATTGCGTATGGCTCGCCACTTTTGCGATATTGACCAGCATGAGATGTGACACAGCTATCTATAGCTTTATCTAATTTCTCGCTTCGTTCGCAAAGAGAAAAGAGCAGCGTTATAGCTTCTGAAACATTTTTACAAGGTAAAATTTGTTCTATTAGCTGCTCTAAAAAAAGACTATTTTCCTTCAACTATTGCCTCTAAGCCTATTTTGCCCTCAG encodes:
- the tyrS gene encoding tyrosine--tRNA ligase, whose protein sequence is MQDIAEILQEIKRGVAEIIDFERVENLIKNYYEKGENFYVKAGFDPTAPDLHLGHTVVLSKMALLQKHGAIVQFLIGDFTAQIGDPTGKSATRKKLDQETVLKNAKTYEEQVFKILDPKKTVIMFNSKWSNELGAAGMIELTSTFSVARMLERDDFEKRIKAGSPISICEFMYPLLQGYDSVAMKCDIEMGGTDQKFNLLMGRTLQRTYNVGKEQAVIMMPLLEGLDGVNKMSKSLGNYIGVTENANDMFAKTLSISDELMWRWYELLSTKSLGEIENLMSDVQNGKYHPKKAKEDLAYEITARYHGEEAAKDAMAEFNSVHSQNQLPTDIKEFTLKAPVWIVEALSQCELSESNSQARRDIKANAVSINQEKISDEQLKLGAGEYILQVGKRKFAKVKVE
- a CDS encoding RelA/SpoT family protein, with the translated sequence MKENSLFLEQLIEQILPCKNVSEAITLLFSLCERSEKLDKAIDSCVTSHAGQYRKSGEPYAIHPILVASIVANMGGDESMVIAALLHDVVEDTEVTLSEVQAEFGDEVAKLVEGLTKIVAIRENKLASSSSNEKLASSALTFRKMLLISIEDVRVLVVKLCDRLHNMLTLDALKVEKQKRIAEETLMVYAPIAHRLGISSIKNILEDLSFKYAMPEEYAKIDSFLNKNKQQLSLKLNAFYEKVNQILLENGFIEGTFEIQKRIKHYYSIYLKMQRKGISIEEVLDLLAIRILVQKPLDCYLALGNLHINFNPLISRFKDYIALPKQNGYQTIHTTIFDNKSIFEAQVRTYDMHKTAEYGVAAHWKYKNGEGSLLNPKLDWLNDIGMQNNEAESNVEELYEYAKDSLYIEDIAVYSPKGEVFTLPRGATALDYAYEIHTEIGLYAKEAYINRVRMPLLTELKNGDIVRIVTGEEAKFRCSWINSVRTGKARATIRTYCKQKIKDINYKIAVDILKSVFGVSKDRILDWIEHENLGKKVFRAATESDFLQEVVNMLKKYIKKERPFMISLGDKYQIKKQKFENIVIYSNHKISNVEFDYCCNPKRGDSIVGFKNGHNVTVHHKLCERAGKLMDKGNEIIFVKWTRNAPHRYKILLNLENRKGALAEFLTYLARLDVNLATISLNEANDLSGDTFEISVEIAENIDANELREKIKDRYKIIDFVSQSDPYHN